One region of Citrus sinensis cultivar Valencia sweet orange chromosome 6, DVS_A1.0, whole genome shotgun sequence genomic DNA includes:
- the LOC102630860 gene encoding protein C2-DOMAIN ABA-RELATED 4-like, with amino-acid sequence MENLMGLLRVHVLRGVNLAVRDVVSSDPYVVIKMGKQKLKTRVVKNNVNPEWNEDLTLSISDSNLPIKLTVYDKDTFSPDDKMGDAEFYITPFLEALKMRLEGLPNGTIVTKIQPSRENCLAEESHIVWTDGKLVQNLFLRLRNVEVGEVEIQLEWIDIPGSRGL; translated from the exons ATGGAGAATTTGATGGGTTTGCTCAGAGTTCATGTTCTGAGAGGAGTGAATCTTGCCGTCAGAGATGTCGTCAGCAGTGATCCTTATGTTGTGATCAAGATGGGAAAACAG AAGTTGAAGACTCGAGTTGTGAAGAACAATGTCAATCCTGAGTGGAATGAAGATTTAACCCTCTCTATTTCAGACTCTAATCTTCCAATCAAGCTT ACAGTTTATGACAAAGACACATTCAGTCCAGATGACAAAATGGGAGATGCAGAATTTTACATCACTCCATTTTTGGAAGCTCTAAAGATGCGATTGGAAGGCCTCCCAAATGGAACCATTGTCACGAAAATACAGCCAAGCAGGGAGAACTGCCTTGCTGAAGAGAGCCACATTGTCTGGACTGATGGTAAGCTTGTTCAAAACTTGTTTCTAAGACTTCGAAATGTTGAGGTGGGTGAAGTTGAAATCCAATTAGAGTGGATTGACATACCTGGTTCCAGGGGCCTGTAG